From Argopecten irradians isolate NY chromosome 2, Ai_NY, whole genome shotgun sequence, the proteins below share one genomic window:
- the LOC138316621 gene encoding proline-rich protein 36-like, with the protein MATELHPEELSVWVMTSRKYQPSPPVSTVTSSIRPHLHYLPSPPLSTLTSTTLISGIDHHLNYLPSPQLSTLTSTTLISGIDHHPHYPPSSIHSHLQFPPSHPLSTLTSITLISSIDPHLHYTHLQYPPSPPLHSPSVSTLTSISLNFNIHHHLHYTHLQYPPSPLLHSPSVSTLTSITLTFSIHPHLHYTHLQYPPSPPFHSPSVSTLTSITLTFSIHPYLNYTHLEYPPSPPLHSP; encoded by the exons ATGGCTACAGAACttcaccctgaagaactcagCGTTTGGGTAATGACTTCAAGGAAG TATCAACCCTCACCTCCAGTATCCACTGTTACCTCCAGTATCCGCCCTCACCTCCATTATCTACCTTCACCTCCATTATCCACCCTCACCTCCACTACACTCATCTCTGGTATCGATCACCACCTCAATTATCTACCCTCACCTCAATTATCCACCCTAACCTCCACTACACTCATCTCTGGTATTGACCATCACCCTCATTATCCACCCTCCAGTATACATTCTCACCTCCAGTTTCCTCCCTCACATCCATTATCCACCCTCACCTCCATTACACTCATCTCCAGTATTGACCCTCACCTCCATTACACTCACCTTCAGTATCCACCCTCACCTCCATTACACTCACCTTCAGTATCCACCCTCACCTCCATTTCACTCAACTTCAATATCCATCATCACCTCCATTACACTCACCTTCAGTATCCACCCTCACCTCTATTACACTCACCTTCAGTATCAACCCTCACCTCCATTACACTCACCTTCAGTATCCACCCTCACCTCCATTACACTCACCTTCAGTATCCACCCTCACCTCCGTTTCACTCACCTTCAGTATCCACCCTCACCTCCATTACACTCACCTTCAGTATCCACCCGTACCTCAATTACACTCACCTTGAGTATCCACCCTCACCTCCATTACACTCACCTTGA
- the LOC138316623 gene encoding adhesive plaque matrix protein-like has translation MYPLSPPVSTLTSCILYHSQYPPSPPVSSITPSIHPQLLYPLSPLVSTLTSCILYHPQYPPSPPVSSITSSIHPHLLYPLSPPVSTLTSCILYHSQYPPSPPVSSITPSIHPQLQFPLSSPVSILPHSNIHHKAQETPLVFVSVLSSRCYVHLPTYPPTPTFPLTHLPPPSHLPTYPHLPTYPPTPTFPPTPTFPPTYLAPPTHLPTYPHLPTYPPTPTFPPTYLPPPSHLPPPSHLPTYPHLPTYPPTPTFPPTYLPPPSHLPTYPHLPPPSHLPPPSHLPPPSHPPTYLAPPTHLPTYSYLPTYLPPPTHIPTYLPTPTYPPTYLSTHLPTYLPTPTYPPTPTLSPTYLPPPTHLPTYSYLPTYLPTHPPTYLPPPTHIPTYPPTYPPTYPPTYLPPPIHLLLPTYLPPPTHIPTYSYLPTYPYLPTYLPTHLPTPTYPHTYLSTYLLTPTYPHTFLPTYPPTYPYLPTYLPTYPHLPTYLPTPTYLPTPTYPHTYLPTYLPPPTHLPTYPHLSTYLPTPTYPPIHIV, from the exons ATGTATCCTCTATCACCCCCAGTATCCACTCTCACCTCCTGTATCCTCTATCACTCCCAGTATCCACCCTCACCTCCTGTATCCTCTATCACCCCCAGTATCCACCCTCAGCTCCTGTATCCTCTATCACCCCTAGTATCCACCCTCACCTCCTGTATCCTCTATCACCCCCAGTATCCACCCTCACCTCCTGTATCCTCCATCACCTCCAGTATCCACCCTCACCTCCTGTATCCTCTATCACCCCCAGTATCCACTCTCACCTCCTGTATCCTCTATCACTCCCAGTATCCACCCTCACCTCCTGTATCCTCTATCACCCCCAGTATCCACCCTCAACTCCAGTTTCCATTATCATCCCCAGTATCCATCCTCCCCCACTCTAATATCCACCATAAGGCCCAGGAAACACCATTAGTTTTTGTATCTGTCCTCTCCTCAA GATGTTATGTCCACCTACCCACCTACCCACCTACCCCCACCTTCCCACTTACCCACCTACCCCCACCTTCCCACCTTCCCACCTACCCCCACCTTCCCACCTACCCACCTACCCCCACCTTCCCACCTACCCCCACCTTCCCACCTACCTACCTGGCCCCACCTACCCACCTACCCACCTACCCCCACCTTCCCACCTACCCACCTACCCCCACCTTCCCACCTACCTACCTACCCCCACCTTCCCACTTACCCCCACCTTCCCACCTACCCACCTACCCCCACCTTCCCACTTACCCACCTACCCCCACCTTCCCACCTACCTACCTACCCCCACCTTCCCACTTACCCACCTACCCCCACCTACCCCCACCTTCCCACCTACCCCCACCTTCCCACTTACCCCCACCTTCCCACCCACCTACCTACCTGGCCCCACCTACCCACCTACCTACCTACTCCTACCTACCTACCTACCTACCCCCACCTACCCACATACCTACCTACCTACCTACCCCCACCTACCCACCTACCTATCTATCCACCCACCTACCCACCTACCTACCTACCCCCACCTACCCACCTACCCCCACCTTGTCACCTACCTACCTACCCCCACCTACCCACCTACCTACCTACTCCTACCTACCCACATACCTACCTACCCACCCACCTACCTACCTACCCCCACCTACCCACATACCTACCTATCCACCCACCTACCCACCCACCTACCCACCTACCTACCTACCCCCACCTATCCACCTACTCCTACCTACCTACCTACCCCCACCTACCCACATACCTACCTACTCCTACCTACCTACTTACCCCTACCTACCCACGTACCTACCTACCCACCTACCTACCCCCACCTACCCACATACCTACCTATCCACCTACCTACTTACCCCCACCTACCCACATACCTTCCTACCTACCTACCCACCTACCTACCCCTACCTACCCACCTACCTACCTACCTACCCCCACCTACCCACCTACCTACCTACTCCTACCTACCTACCTACCCCCACCTACCCACATACCTACCTACCTACCTACCTACCCCCACCTACCCACCTACCTACCTACCCCCACCTATCCACCTACCTACCTACCCCCACCTACCCACCCATACATATTGTGTAA
- the LOC138315288 gene encoding interferon regulatory factor 5-like isoform X3 has product MKLNIKPLIMETKNSLVTTAYLREDFAVMETPNRQRLRPWLEAKINSKTIPGLYWLDNSQQIFRVPWKHGGKHDWHEEDSMIFKEWAIHTGRYREGVDNADWPTWKTRFRCALNKLPDIVEVKEKSSLDGAEPYRAYKFIPRKDSRQSRSPPSEPITQYMPHTEVERPLRIPVQHDGHPNPFHTHVVVPTTTIEDAPVSPAMGELVPAQSAAHFIPSQADLGPQPEPPDYEMDIKLTYRHLDVHQSTCSNPTGCRLFYGQDPTVLDGLLQAMFGPDGLEHICFPPCEQILKHQKQVTLTNQLLKALDRGVILECIGGSIYATRMCKCVVFFSSPSVNDGKPTKLQRDIKTCIFSYQEYFEPMIMKYLGDLSSKPSPEILFGFGQNWRPTDQPLSNLLIAAVVGSAKARHTISQISFMSPRSLPIEVSNSDDLDRFLNCVRSQQNNPNHL; this is encoded by the exons ATGAAACTAAACATTAAACCTCTAATCATGGAAACTAAAAACTCTCTGGTGACAACTGCTTACTTAAG agAAGACTTTGCTGTTATGGAGACGCCAAATCGTCAACGATTACGACCCTGGCTGGAGGCCAAGATTAATTCCAAAACAATTCCTGGTCTATACTGGTTAGACAACTCCCAACAGATATTCAGGGTACCATGGAAACATGGCGGTAAGCATGACTGGCATGAAGAGGACTCCATGATCTTTAAG GAGTGGGCCATCCATACAGGACGTTATCGAGAGGGAGTCGACAATGCTGACTGGCCCACCTGGAAAACACGCTTCAGGTGTgctcttaacaaacttccagaCATTGTAGAAGTTAAAGAAAAAAGTTCCTTGGATGGAGCAGAACCTTACAGGGCCTACAAATTTATTCCTAGGAAAG ATTCTAGACAGTCAAGAAGCCCACCTTCCGAACCTATAACACAG TACATGCCCCACACCGAGGTTGAGAGACCATTAAGGATACCTGTACAGCATGATG GTCATCCCAATCCATTCCATACTCATGTTGTTGTTCCTACGACCACCATTGAGGATGCGCCTGTTTCCCCTGCCATGGGAGAACTCGTACCAGCCCAATCAGCCGCACACTTTATCCCCAGCCAAGCCGACCTAGGACCCCAGCCAGAACCACCAG ACTATGAAATGGATATCAAATTGACGTATCGCCACCTTGATGTGCACCAATCTACCTGTAGTAATCCCACAGGCTGTCGTTTGTTCTATGGACAAGACCCTACTGTTCTTGACGGACTTCTCCAAGCA ATGTTTGGACCAGATGGACTTGAACACATATGCTTCCCTCCATGTGAACAGATACTAAAACACCAGAAGCAAGTGACCTTGACCAACCAATTGTTGAAAGCCCTTGACCGTGGTGTCATTCTGGAATGTATTGGTGGCAGTATTTATGCCACCAGGATGTGCAA GTGTGTCGTATTTTTTTCCTCACCCTCTGTTAATGATGGCAAGCCTACTAAACTGCAGCGTGATATAAAAACCTGCATCTTCAGCTACCAGGAGTACTTTGAACCTATGATAATGAAATATCTTGGCGACCTCTCCAGCAAACCATCTCCAGAAATCCTGTTTGGGTTCGGTCAAAACTGGCGACCCACTGACCAACCATTGAGTAACTTGTTGATAGCAGCTGTTGTTGGTTCTGCTAAAGCCAGGCATACAATATCacag ataAGCTTCATGAGTCCACGTTCATTGCCGATTGAAGTGTCCAATTCTGATGACCTTGACAGGTTTTTGAATTGTGTAAGATCACAGCAGAACAATCCAAACCATCTATAG
- the LOC138315288 gene encoding interferon regulatory factor 5-like isoform X1, with the protein MKLNIKPLIMETKNSLVTTAYLREDFAVMETPNRQRLRPWLEAKINSKTIPGLYWLDNSQQIFRVPWKHGGKHDWHEEDSMIFKEWAIHTGRYREGVDNADWPTWKTRFRCALNKLPDIVEVKEKSSLDGAEPYRAYKFIPRKDSRQSRSPPSEPITQYMPHTEVERPLRIPVQHDDNNLLHEIDLEFFNEVTNMDTENYTENQQIGHPNPFHTHVVVPTTTIEDAPVSPAMGELVPAQSAAHFIPSQADLGPQPEPPDYEMDIKLTYRHLDVHQSTCSNPTGCRLFYGQDPTVLDGLLQAMFGPDGLEHICFPPCEQILKHQKQVTLTNQLLKALDRGVILECIGGSIYATRMCKCVVFFSSPSVNDGKPTKLQRDIKTCIFSYQEYFEPMIMKYLGDLSSKPSPEILFGFGQNWRPTDQPLSNLLIAAVVGSAKARHTISQISFMSPRSLPIEVSNSDDLDRFLNCVRSQQNNPNHL; encoded by the exons ATGAAACTAAACATTAAACCTCTAATCATGGAAACTAAAAACTCTCTGGTGACAACTGCTTACTTAAG agAAGACTTTGCTGTTATGGAGACGCCAAATCGTCAACGATTACGACCCTGGCTGGAGGCCAAGATTAATTCCAAAACAATTCCTGGTCTATACTGGTTAGACAACTCCCAACAGATATTCAGGGTACCATGGAAACATGGCGGTAAGCATGACTGGCATGAAGAGGACTCCATGATCTTTAAG GAGTGGGCCATCCATACAGGACGTTATCGAGAGGGAGTCGACAATGCTGACTGGCCCACCTGGAAAACACGCTTCAGGTGTgctcttaacaaacttccagaCATTGTAGAAGTTAAAGAAAAAAGTTCCTTGGATGGAGCAGAACCTTACAGGGCCTACAAATTTATTCCTAGGAAAG ATTCTAGACAGTCAAGAAGCCCACCTTCCGAACCTATAACACAG TACATGCCCCACACCGAGGTTGAGAGACCATTAAGGATACCTGTACAGCATGATG ACAATAATCTATTGCATGAAATTGACCTTGAATTCTTCAATGAAGTCACCAATATGGATACAGAAAATTACACTGAAAATCAACAAATTG GTCATCCCAATCCATTCCATACTCATGTTGTTGTTCCTACGACCACCATTGAGGATGCGCCTGTTTCCCCTGCCATGGGAGAACTCGTACCAGCCCAATCAGCCGCACACTTTATCCCCAGCCAAGCCGACCTAGGACCCCAGCCAGAACCACCAG ACTATGAAATGGATATCAAATTGACGTATCGCCACCTTGATGTGCACCAATCTACCTGTAGTAATCCCACAGGCTGTCGTTTGTTCTATGGACAAGACCCTACTGTTCTTGACGGACTTCTCCAAGCA ATGTTTGGACCAGATGGACTTGAACACATATGCTTCCCTCCATGTGAACAGATACTAAAACACCAGAAGCAAGTGACCTTGACCAACCAATTGTTGAAAGCCCTTGACCGTGGTGTCATTCTGGAATGTATTGGTGGCAGTATTTATGCCACCAGGATGTGCAA GTGTGTCGTATTTTTTTCCTCACCCTCTGTTAATGATGGCAAGCCTACTAAACTGCAGCGTGATATAAAAACCTGCATCTTCAGCTACCAGGAGTACTTTGAACCTATGATAATGAAATATCTTGGCGACCTCTCCAGCAAACCATCTCCAGAAATCCTGTTTGGGTTCGGTCAAAACTGGCGACCCACTGACCAACCATTGAGTAACTTGTTGATAGCAGCTGTTGTTGGTTCTGCTAAAGCCAGGCATACAATATCacag ataAGCTTCATGAGTCCACGTTCATTGCCGATTGAAGTGTCCAATTCTGATGACCTTGACAGGTTTTTGAATTGTGTAAGATCACAGCAGAACAATCCAAACCATCTATAG
- the LOC138315288 gene encoding interferon regulatory factor 5-like isoform X2, whose product METPNRQRLRPWLEAKINSKTIPGLYWLDNSQQIFRVPWKHGGKHDWHEEDSMIFKEWAIHTGRYREGVDNADWPTWKTRFRCALNKLPDIVEVKEKSSLDGAEPYRAYKFIPRKDSRQSRSPPSEPITQYMPHTEVERPLRIPVQHDDNNLLHEIDLEFFNEVTNMDTENYTENQQIGHPNPFHTHVVVPTTTIEDAPVSPAMGELVPAQSAAHFIPSQADLGPQPEPPDYEMDIKLTYRHLDVHQSTCSNPTGCRLFYGQDPTVLDGLLQAMFGPDGLEHICFPPCEQILKHQKQVTLTNQLLKALDRGVILECIGGSIYATRMCKCVVFFSSPSVNDGKPTKLQRDIKTCIFSYQEYFEPMIMKYLGDLSSKPSPEILFGFGQNWRPTDQPLSNLLIAAVVGSAKARHTISQISFMSPRSLPIEVSNSDDLDRFLNCVRSQQNNPNHL is encoded by the exons ATGGAGACGCCAAATCGTCAACGATTACGACCCTGGCTGGAGGCCAAGATTAATTCCAAAACAATTCCTGGTCTATACTGGTTAGACAACTCCCAACAGATATTCAGGGTACCATGGAAACATGGCGGTAAGCATGACTGGCATGAAGAGGACTCCATGATCTTTAAG GAGTGGGCCATCCATACAGGACGTTATCGAGAGGGAGTCGACAATGCTGACTGGCCCACCTGGAAAACACGCTTCAGGTGTgctcttaacaaacttccagaCATTGTAGAAGTTAAAGAAAAAAGTTCCTTGGATGGAGCAGAACCTTACAGGGCCTACAAATTTATTCCTAGGAAAG ATTCTAGACAGTCAAGAAGCCCACCTTCCGAACCTATAACACAG TACATGCCCCACACCGAGGTTGAGAGACCATTAAGGATACCTGTACAGCATGATG ACAATAATCTATTGCATGAAATTGACCTTGAATTCTTCAATGAAGTCACCAATATGGATACAGAAAATTACACTGAAAATCAACAAATTG GTCATCCCAATCCATTCCATACTCATGTTGTTGTTCCTACGACCACCATTGAGGATGCGCCTGTTTCCCCTGCCATGGGAGAACTCGTACCAGCCCAATCAGCCGCACACTTTATCCCCAGCCAAGCCGACCTAGGACCCCAGCCAGAACCACCAG ACTATGAAATGGATATCAAATTGACGTATCGCCACCTTGATGTGCACCAATCTACCTGTAGTAATCCCACAGGCTGTCGTTTGTTCTATGGACAAGACCCTACTGTTCTTGACGGACTTCTCCAAGCA ATGTTTGGACCAGATGGACTTGAACACATATGCTTCCCTCCATGTGAACAGATACTAAAACACCAGAAGCAAGTGACCTTGACCAACCAATTGTTGAAAGCCCTTGACCGTGGTGTCATTCTGGAATGTATTGGTGGCAGTATTTATGCCACCAGGATGTGCAA GTGTGTCGTATTTTTTTCCTCACCCTCTGTTAATGATGGCAAGCCTACTAAACTGCAGCGTGATATAAAAACCTGCATCTTCAGCTACCAGGAGTACTTTGAACCTATGATAATGAAATATCTTGGCGACCTCTCCAGCAAACCATCTCCAGAAATCCTGTTTGGGTTCGGTCAAAACTGGCGACCCACTGACCAACCATTGAGTAACTTGTTGATAGCAGCTGTTGTTGGTTCTGCTAAAGCCAGGCATACAATATCacag ataAGCTTCATGAGTCCACGTTCATTGCCGATTGAAGTGTCCAATTCTGATGACCTTGACAGGTTTTTGAATTGTGTAAGATCACAGCAGAACAATCCAAACCATCTATAG